A region of Salvia splendens isolate huo1 chromosome 17, SspV2, whole genome shotgun sequence DNA encodes the following proteins:
- the LOC121775528 gene encoding eukaryotic translation initiation factor-like: MASEVAEKQPHKLERKWTFWFDNQSKPKQGAAWGSSLRKGYTFDTVEEFWCLYDQIFRPSKFPANADFHLFKAGVEPKWEDPECANGGKWTVTSNKKTDLDNMWLSTLMALIGEQFDDADEICGVVASVRQKQDKLSLWTKTAANEAAQMAIGRKWKEVIDTTDKISYGFHDDSRRESRAPRSRYQV; this comes from the exons ATGGCTTCTGAGGTGGCGGAGAAGCAGCCGCACAAGCTCGAGAGGAAGTGGACCTTTTGGTTCGATAACCAGTCCAAGCCCAAGCAGGGCGCCGCCTGGGGCTCTTCTCTTCGCAAAGGATATACATTCGACACCGTCGAGGAATTCTGGTG TTTATACGACCAGATATTTAGACCTAGCAAGTTCCCCGCAAATGCTGATTTTCACTTATTTAAAGCTGGAGTGGAGCCCAAATGGGAGGACCCCGAGTGTGCTAATGGGGGCAAGTGGACTGTGACTAGCAACAAAAAGACTGATCTGGATAACATGTGGCTTTCAACT TTAATGGCTCTTATCGGAGAGCAGTTTGATGACGCTGATGAGATATGTGGAGTCGTTGCCAGTGTGCGCCAAAAGCAAGATAAACTCTCATTATGGACCAAGACCGCAGCCAATGAAGCAGCTCAG ATGGCCATTGGAAGGAAGTGGAAGGAAGTGATTGATACCACTGACAAGATCTCATACGGCTTTCAT GATGATTCTAGAAGAGAAAGTAGAGCACCAAGAAGTCGATACCAAGTGTGA
- the LOC121775529 gene encoding protein PROTON GRADIENT REGULATION 5, chloroplastic-like, whose amino-acid sequence MAATSVSASPFLGSWGTGEDHSLLQAKAAGPPQLRVAVRPQPMMGSGRGGIFAPAVVVTRNIIGKKRFNQLRGKAIALHSQVITEFCKSIGADSKQRQGLIRLAKKNGEWLGFLA is encoded by the exons ATGGCTGCTACCTCAGTTTCTGCTTCTCCTTTTCTTGGGAGCTGGGGTACAGGTGAAGACCACTCCTTGCTGCAGGCCAAGGCGGCCGGGCCCCCCCAACTCAGGGTGGCGGTACGGCCCCAGCCAATGATGGGGAGTGGAAGAGGCGGCATCTTTGCTCCGGCCGTCGTCGTCACAAGAAACATCATTGGAAAGAAGAGGTTCAACCAGCTTCGAGGCAAGGCCATTGCTCTTCACTCACAG GTGATAACAGAATTTTGCAAATCGATAGGAGCTGACAGCAAGCAGCGGCAGGGGCTTATTCGGCTGGCCAAGAAGAACGGGGAGTGGCTTGGTTTTCTTGCTTGA